A single Ziziphus jujuba cultivar Dongzao chromosome 11, ASM3175591v1 DNA region contains:
- the LOC107431524 gene encoding protein sym-1 translates to MAANCSLPVARKSPLLYRFVRPTVLHSGQSTGLLLPPIPIQTRELRRSCSLCRSSSSLLNYGQGTAYKDFNCPGIEWGQLVRGRFLLSAAASDGGSAGAAGGGGYGGSGDGDNGSGSDGGENNWSLLSWYLALLARYPVSIKALTSAFLTLIGDLICQIWIDQAPSPDLKRTFLFTLLGLILVGPTLHFWYLYLSKLVKLPGASGAFLRLLLDQFLFSPIFIGVFLSTLMTLEGRASQIVPKLQQEWISSVLVNWQLWIPFQFINFWFVPQQFQVLAANFVALIWNVILSFKAHREVLP, encoded by the exons ATGGCGGCAAACTGTTCATTACCAGTTGCACGTAAATCACCACTCTTATACCGTTTCGTGCGCCCTACTGTTTTGCATTCTGGTCAGTCGACTGGACTTTTGCTTCCTCCAATCCCAATTCAGACAAGGGAGTTAAGGAGGAGCTGTTCCCTGTGCCGTTCTTCCTCTAGTCTTCTCAACTATGGTCAGGGAACTGCGTACAAAGATTTTAATTGTCCAGGAATTGAATGGGGGCAACTTGTTCGTGGTCGTTTTCTACTTTCTGCTGCGGCTTCTGATGGTGGATCGGCCGGAGCTGCTGGTGGTGGTGGATATGGCGGTTCTGGTGATGGGGATAATGGTAGTGGAAGTGACGGTGGTGAAAACAACTGGTCTTTGCTTTCATG GTACTTGGCTCTTCTAGCAAGGTATCCTGTGTCAATAAAAGCGCTGACATCTGCATTTCTTACATTAATAGGAGATCTAATTTGCCAG ATTTGGATTGATCAAGCACCGTCACCAGACCTGAAAAGGACATTCCTTTTTACTTTGTTGGGGCTGATTTTGGTTGGTCCAACATTGCACTTCTG GTATTTGTATCTAAGCAAATTGGTAAAATTGCCAGGAGCATCAGGTGCATTTTTGCGCCTTCTGCTTGATCAG tttcttttttctcccaTATTTATCGGAGTTTTCTTATCTACATTGATGACACTAGAGGGAAGGGCTTCACAAATTGTACCAAAGCTTCAACAG GAGTGGATTTCTTCTGTTCTTGTTAATTGGCAACTATGGATACCTTTCCAATTTATCAACTTCTGGTTTGTCCCACAGCAGTTCCAG GTCCTTGCGGCTAATTTTGTTGCTTTGATATGGAACGTGATTCTCTCATTTAAAGCTCACAGAGAGGTTCTCCCATGA